GCACTGGGTAAACCGGTGGTAGCTACAGATACCGTAGCGATGCGCATGTTCGCATCTTACGTATATCTCTGTAGCAGCCCGGCGGACTACCTCGCACAGATCGAAACGGCACTGCAGGAAGGTGACAACATCTCCTTACAGGAAGCAAGAAAAGCCTTTGCATTATCACATACCTGGGAACAGTGTATCGGGTTAATGGGGGCATATCTGGAACAAACTCAAAACGTAGAGGCATGAAAGATAACAGGTTTTCAGACGATCGATTATTAGAGATCACCGTGACGATGTTCATTGCCTTCACTTTGATCGTACTGACTTTAAAAGTATTATTCTTCTAATATATGCGACAGGCAATCATGAACAGAACAGCTCCGTTGAGAGGCTCACGCAGACTGGATTCTCCCCTGGCTTTTGCTGCCGTATTGTTAGTATCGCTGGGCATTAGTCTGCTGGTGGGCTACAAAGATTACCTCATAGGTTTGGTAATCGCGGCAGGTCTGATAGGTGGCCTGGTGACTTTTATCTGTCTGTTCAATACCCGGCTTGGGTTTCTGATCACAACAATTGTAGGGTTCTTCATGTTCTATATCAAGCGCATGAGTGACGACGTCATCCCCATGGGGGTGGCAGTGGATGTGTTGACAGCGGTCACCTTTATTGGCGCTTATTACAGGAAGACCATTCATAAACAGCGCATCTGGCAGTATATGAAGAATCCCATTTCTTACATGTACCTCATGTACCTGGGATTCTTGGCCATAGAACTGTTCAATCCTTCCATGTATTCGGTAGACGGCTGGATCTTTACGGTACGTAAGTTTATCAACTTCGTGATGATCTATTTCGTAGGCCTGTTTACGTTCAACAGTGTGAAGGATGTAAAGGATTATATGAAACTCTGGTTATTCCTCTCCGTGCTGGCTGGCGCCTATGGCTGCTTCCAGCAGTGGTTTGGGTTGCTGGGCTTCGAGGAGCACTGGGTAGTGAGTGACCCGGTACGCTACCGTTTATACTTCCAGGGTGGTGAGATCAGGAAGTTCTCCTTCCTCTCCGACCCCACTGCGTATGGTATATTGATGGCCTGCAGCATCGTCTTTGCTATTGTGCTGGCCATGACTACCCAGAAACCCAAACAGCGCAACTGGCTGATCGTGGGTATTATCATCATGGTGCTGGGCATGTCATTTTCCGGTACACGTACGGCGTATTTCATGATACCGGCTGGCCTGGCCATCTATATCCTCATGACGATCACGAACAAGAGGACCCTGTTGTTTATGGCCGGCTTCCTCATGTTTATGGTGGTGCTCATGTTCGGCCCTTTCTCCGGAAATAATACGGTGAACCGGATACGGACCTCCTTCCACCTCAAGGATGATGAATCGATGAACGTGCGCGATGCGAACAGGCATAATATCCAGCCATACATCTGGCGGCATCCGATCGGTGGTGGAGTGGCTACTACAGGGGTACTGGGTATTCAGTACAATCCGGGCCATCCTTTGGCTGGTTTCCCGCCGGACAGTGGTTACCTCCGTACCGCCCTTGAAACGGGCTGGATCGGGCTAATAATCACAATGACGCTATTCTTTGCGACGCTCCTGGTAGGGGTAAAAGGCTATTACCGGGCAAAGACCAAAGAGGTCAAGGCGCTATATGTGGCCATCGTAACGGGTTTATATGCCTATATCGTAGCTCATTATGCCCAGGTGGCCATCGGGCAGATCCCAGGCGCCTTCTTCTTTTACAGCTCGATGGCCATCATCGTAAAAATGAAAGATTTCGAAACACCTTCTCATAAAAATTCAGACCAAGTAAAAACAATAACAACATGAAACAGCACATCTGCATCGTCTTATTTTTCCTCGCTACCGCCCTCACAGTGAGCGCACAGAACAAAACATTACCGGCTACACCGTCGAAGGATGTTTCTGCAGAAGACATCCAGGAAAAACTGGTACAACTCGCTTACGAAAATCCTGACCTGAAAGTCAGAGTATATGAAAAGCAAAGAGCCCAGTATGAGCTCAATAAAGCAAAGGGTAACTGGCTGAATTACGTAACCCTGGGTGCGAACATCAATGACGTAACCACAGGTCGCTACAAGAATTCTAACGACTACCGCGCACAGGTGTATTATCCACTCTGGAACGTAGGTATCAATGTACCACTGGGTTCCCTGGTAAGTAAAGGTTCCGATGTGAAAGTAGCCCGCTCGAATGTAAAGATCGCTTCTGCCCAGGAAGAATCTGCAAAGAGGCAGATCAAGGCAATGGTATTATCCAAATACCACGATTACCTGATGAACAAACAACTGCTGACGATGCAGAACGAGATCACAGAAGATGATTTTGCGGCATTTACACAGGCAGAAAGTAAACTGGCTGCAGGTAGTATTTCTTACGACGCATATTCTTCCGCATCCCAGTTGTACAATAGTGACAGAACGAAGAAGCTGAACCTGGAGCGCGATCTGGCGAATGTGAAACTGGAGATCGAGGAACTGATCGGTGTGAAGCTGGAGACGGTGATTGCCCAATAATCAGCAGGGAAGCAAGCGTTTCCTTGCAACACCGGAGGCAGTCATCAACCGGAAGCAGTGTCTACCTTGCTATCCAGCGTCTGAAAACAAGGTCATTGCTTGCAACACCAGCGTAAGACACCCGGTAACCTCAGTAAAGCATCGTCTTACATACTATGCCGCTAACTTTAACAACCGGAAAACAAGGTCTTCCTTTGCTATGCCGGAGAGTAAATTGCCCAGTGATCACCAGGGAAGCATCGCCTTCCAATGGTATAAGCAACGAACTAACCCTTGTTGCTGCTAACCCGGGCTCATTATCTAATTTTAATTTTTTGTCATGGTAAAAAGTACCACTACAATTGTCGCGCTCTTGTTCGTAATGTGTATACAAACAGTGAACTCATTTGCGCAACATCATATGGACAGTATATTGATTCCTGTTAATCCCTGGAGTAAGATAGGTGCATTGGTGCAACTCCCCGACGATTATAGTAAATCAAAAAAGGAATACCCCCTGATTGTTTTCCTCCATGGTAAGAGTAAATCGGGCCATGATCTGTCTAAGTTATACCTGGAGGGTATTCCCTACTGGATCAATAATGGAGAGAGGATAGAAGCTGTAAATCCCGTTGATGGTAAACTATATAAATTCATTGTTATTGCCCCCCAGGCCCCCAGCTGGGGGCTGAAGCCAGCAGAGATTAAACGCCTGCTGGATGATGTGGAAAAACGTTATCGTGTAGACCGTTCCCGGATCTACCTGACCGGATATAGTGCAGGTGGCTGGGCTACCGTGATGGCAATGACGGATAATGCGGCATTGTCAAACCGGATTGCAGCAGCTGTTCCCATGTCGGTAGCAACGATCGATGAGCCGAATATGAAGCGCTTTAAACTGGTAGCGGATGCGAATATTCCTACCTGGTACATGGCGGGAACAGATGAACCGCATTTCCTGGAAGAGTGTGAGCGGTATAAAGATAGTACCAATTCATATAAGCCTAACCTGGCAAAACTCACGATATTGGATGGGTTTGCACATCATACATGGAAAGCATTGTATGATACCAGTAATAGGCAATATGGGATGAATATTTACGAGTGGATGTTGCAATACAAGAAGTAGTAGGAAGAGGATATTTCCCGATGGAAAGCGGTCTATTCTGGAACTCAATTCATAATTATTGATTATTAATTTATGAAATGAGTGCTAATCAGGAATTCATAATAAAGGGGCATTCTTCAACGAGGGGGCCCCTTTTCAAAGGGAATGCAAATCCATTTTGATAAAAAACATTATTGAAAAAGGGAAGTAACTAGCACTCAGTTCATAAATAGGTATTTTCAGCTGATAATCAATACATAAATAGTAATTATGAAATGAGTTCTAACAGAATCGAATCCCATTTTGATAAAAAACATTCGTGAAACAGGGAATCCCCCTGTGGAATGAACCCAACTTTTATAAAAAAAAGGCCTGCAGTTGTTTCCGCAGGCCCTTTTCACTTTTAATTCACTTTCATAAACTTGCTGGTCAGTTTCATGGACTTACCATCCGTTATTTCAAGAATATACAATCCGGCAGAAAGACGACTTACATCAAAAGTCTTCATTACCGAATTAGTATTACCCATGTAA
This window of the Chitinophaga sancti genome carries:
- a CDS encoding O-antigen ligase family protein yields the protein MRQAIMNRTAPLRGSRRLDSPLAFAAVLLVSLGISLLVGYKDYLIGLVIAAGLIGGLVTFICLFNTRLGFLITTIVGFFMFYIKRMSDDVIPMGVAVDVLTAVTFIGAYYRKTIHKQRIWQYMKNPISYMYLMYLGFLAIELFNPSMYSVDGWIFTVRKFINFVMIYFVGLFTFNSVKDVKDYMKLWLFLSVLAGAYGCFQQWFGLLGFEEHWVVSDPVRYRLYFQGGEIRKFSFLSDPTAYGILMACSIVFAIVLAMTTQKPKQRNWLIVGIIIMVLGMSFSGTRTAYFMIPAGLAIYILMTITNKRTLLFMAGFLMFMVVLMFGPFSGNNTVNRIRTSFHLKDDESMNVRDANRHNIQPYIWRHPIGGGVATTGVLGIQYNPGHPLAGFPPDSGYLRTALETGWIGLIITMTLFFATLLVGVKGYYRAKTKEVKALYVAIVTGLYAYIVAHYAQVAIGQIPGAFFFYSSMAIIVKMKDFETPSHKNSDQVKTITT
- a CDS encoding TolC family protein, translated to MKQHICIVLFFLATALTVSAQNKTLPATPSKDVSAEDIQEKLVQLAYENPDLKVRVYEKQRAQYELNKAKGNWLNYVTLGANINDVTTGRYKNSNDYRAQVYYPLWNVGINVPLGSLVSKGSDVKVARSNVKIASAQEESAKRQIKAMVLSKYHDYLMNKQLLTMQNEITEDDFAAFTQAESKLAAGSISYDAYSSASQLYNSDRTKKLNLERDLANVKLEIEELIGVKLETVIAQ
- a CDS encoding carboxylesterase family protein gives rise to the protein MVKSTTTIVALLFVMCIQTVNSFAQHHMDSILIPVNPWSKIGALVQLPDDYSKSKKEYPLIVFLHGKSKSGHDLSKLYLEGIPYWINNGERIEAVNPVDGKLYKFIVIAPQAPSWGLKPAEIKRLLDDVEKRYRVDRSRIYLTGYSAGGWATVMAMTDNAALSNRIAAAVPMSVATIDEPNMKRFKLVADANIPTWYMAGTDEPHFLEECERYKDSTNSYKPNLAKLTILDGFAHHTWKALYDTSNRQYGMNIYEWMLQYKK